In Phyllopteryx taeniolatus isolate TA_2022b chromosome 6, UOR_Ptae_1.2, whole genome shotgun sequence, one genomic interval encodes:
- the LOC133479136 gene encoding transmembrane protein 100-like produces METLDASTLSASAVSYDPKTEAVTLPGGVVSVAGIAVVTGGVELSCGSCMLAFGFWGTLIGFSCVGVGAWDQLNHFSEGTSHLLALGLVILALSIAVVGSVVAFYVLTKRRREMRRRKRQDGKEVLVQQNVVKRLTV; encoded by the coding sequence ATGGAAACTTTGGATGCTTCCACTCTATCAGCTTCAGCTGTCAGCTATGACCCTAAAACTGAGGCCGTGACGTTGCCGGGAGGCGTTGTCTCTGTGGCTGGCATCGCCGTGGTAACCGGCGGCGTGGAGCTGTCCTGCGGCTCGTGCATGCTGGCCTTCGGCTTTTGGGGCACGCTCATCGGCTTCAGCTGCGTGGGCGTGGGTGCGTGGGACCAGCTGAACCACTTCAGTGAAGGAACCTCTCACTTACTGGCGCTGGGACTGGTGATCCTGGCCCTCAGTATTGCTGTGGTCGGGAGCGTGGTGGCCTTCTACGTCCTGaccaagaggaggagggagatGAGGCGTAGAAAGAGGCAGGATGGCAAGGAAGTACTTGTGCAGCAGAATGTAGTTAAACGCCTCACGGTGTAA
- the si:dkey-17m8.1 gene encoding C-Jun-amino-terminal kinase-interacting protein 4 isoform X1: MLSGRNAKKSMEYSERELCGTGEVELDPNIVSEEAGKLYSELQTVIETHGEGVVESLVPIFVWVLEGLASCKAQLREREDEAERERVEREDLLERYQTEKAQRKESQERYLELDDQIEQERRAMKGREKERECRERRLEKKARAQADQLAALEEQKSALGRELSTLRLTHNKLAHSYRELLEKRKDSERDSPLRNHTQPKNAEVPSTQVLPDSNSQSPHSNSGTLCLEDTEAKEEKVMDIIKSASDQFVNDIISSTPELRQFHGSLDDASTPARSNTEAPQTSLEDELKEGKLGEETEGEKQEESRETKVEEDEEEELDRDSMEWELRNTDSVFSELSELSQDFVESVDQGASIRGSADQFEEILSQYEELKCTHELVDAARKALISRVMELTDDRSTLKLEVTSLRETVSRVEGRMKEKEEEIKRLREKLERFQSSDSEASLATSMRHFSRSEMARVVMEKNQYKQRLFELQEAIRQSQTLRATKEERLTEERSSVWAKFNRFFGLSKQPLILPRATLTSATLPPLPTPQQRQEVTQSQAASSVAAILSPRARRRELYREIRSHIWGTLGKHQLHGWSVPLANTQESQEAVPESKDVPVLTQLRLLDQRDCTAKLNCAVAVPPEISGEATCSVWVVSGPASNSGITVIDPARSNTVLDQFSLPPTAPALCICAVPPVGDSPGTVWIGTQEGSIVIHSASAGRGRCLHSVSLSESVHSLKYSQGQVIAGLGDGTLAFFSSSSGGWNLLSHSLMPLGSNPVQPIRCCLAKGGRLWVGYWNRVHVVDINRRKVEHVFPVSERSEQQVRFLCAGGSGVWTSCRLDSVLRLFDWSTGRPLQEVDFAALVTKSLGQVFLTLTPLQISSLAVISGRLWIGTAGGAIVSIPLSITSEAVSIPYCSVAAAQLCYHGHRQAVRFIIAAPGCLMTTTGSNVTSSHLILSGGEGYINFRIGDDESDVSVELSQATPQRFERSHMIIWQNSTMPVPSSAL, from the exons ATGCTGAGTGGGCGCAACGCTAAAAAGTCGATGGAGTACAGTGAAAGAGAACTGTGCGGGACAGGGGAAGTGGAGCTCGATCCCAACATTGTCAGCGAGGAGGCGGGAAAGCTGTATTCTGAACTACAG ACAGTTATTGAGACCCATGGCGAGGGTGTGGTGGAGTCCCTGGTACCCATATTTGTGTGGGTACTGGAGGGGCTGGCCAGCTGCAAAGCCCAGCTGAGAGAGAGGGAGGACGAGGCGGAGAGGGAGAGGGTTGAACGAGAAGACCTGCTGGAACGATACCAGACTGAGAAGGCGCAGAGAAAAGAAAGTCAAGAG AGGTATTTGGAGCTGGATGACCAAATTGAGCAGGAAAGGAGAGCAATGAAAGGAAGGGAAAAGGAGCGAGAATGCAGAGAGAGACGCCTCGAGAAAAAAGCCAGGGCGCAAGCGgatcaat TGGCGGCCTTGGAGGAGCAGAAGTCGGCCCTGGGAAGAGAGCTGAGCACGCTGAGGCTTACACACAACAAG TTGGCGCACTCATATCGGGAGCTACTGGAAAAGAGGAAGGACTCCGAAAGAGATTCACCCCTGAG GAATCACACACAGCCCAAAAATGCTGAAGTCCCATCCACCCAAGTCTTGCCAGACTCAAATTCACAG AGCCCACACTCCAACTCTGGTACTCTTTGTTTAGAAGATACAGAAGCCAAGGAGGAGAAGGTGATGGATATTATAAAGTCTGCCTCAGATCAGTTTGTCAATGATATCATAAGCTCCACTCCTGAATTGAGACAGTTCCACGGCTCCTTGGATGATGCAAG TACCCCAGCAAGATCCAACACGGAAGCACCTCAGACCAGCTTGGAGGAtgagctcaaggaggggaagcTGGGAGAAGAAACAGAAGGAGAGAAGCAGGAAGAATCCAGGGAGACCAAGGTggaagaggacgaggaggaggagctggacAGGGACAGTATGGAATGGGAACTACGCAACACAGACTCTGTTTTCTCTGAACTGTCAGAGCTAAGTCAGGATTTTGTGGAGAGTGTGGACCAAGGGGCCAGCATCAGAg GCAGTGCTGACCAGTTTGAGGAGATTCTTTCTCAGTATGAGGAATTGAAATGCACTCA TGAGTTAGTAGACGCTGCCCGCAAGGCTCTAATATCTCGGGTGATGGAGCTGACGGACGACCGCTCTACTCTGAAACTGGAAGTGACCTCTCTCCGGGAAACGGTGTCACGAGTCGAAGGCCGGAtgaaggagaaagaggaggaaatTAAAAG ACTCAGAGAAAAACTGGAGCGATTTCAGTCGTCGGATTCTGAA GCCTCATTAGCCACATCCATGCGGCACTTCTCTCGCTCTGAAATGGCTCGTGTGGTCATGGAGAAGAACCAGTACAAACAGCGGCTGTTTGAACTGCAGGAGGCCATTAGGCAAAGCCAGACACTCAG GGCAACAAAAGAAGAAAGGCTCACAGAGGAGAGGTCAAGTGTTTGGGCAAA GTTCAATCGCTTTTTTGGCCTGAGCAAACAACCGTTGATCCTACCTCGAGCAACTTTAACATCAGCCACACTTCCTCCTCTCCCGACGCCTCAACAGCGACAGGAAGTCACTCAAAGTCAGGCCGC ATCATCTGTCGCTGCAATTTTATCACCTCGCGCCAGGAGGAGGGAACTCTACAGAGAAATTCGCTCACACATTTGGGGAACGCTAGGAAAACATCAACTGCACGGCTGGAGCGTGCCTCTGGCTAACACTCAG GAATCTCAGGAAGCCGTCCCTGAGTCCAAAGACGTGCCGGTCTTAACGCAACTCAGACTCTTGGACCAAAGAGACTGCACTGCAAAG CTGAACTGTGCAGTGGCAGTCCCACCTGAGATCTCAGGAGAGGCAACC TGTTCTGTGTGGGTAGTTTCTGGCCCCGCCTCCAACAGTGGCATCACAGTGATTGATCCCGCTCGATCCAACACTGTCCTGGATCAGTTCAGCCTCCCCCCCACAGCTCCTGCCCTCTGCATCTGTGCTGTGCCCCCCGTCG GGGACTCTCCAGGAACTGTGTGGATTGGAACTCAGGAAGGAAG TATAGTGATACATTCGGCCTCTGCAGGCAGGGGGCGCTGTCTGCACTCAGTTTCACTCTCTGAAAGCGTTCACTCACTCAA GTACTCCCAGGGTCAAGTTATAGCTGGCTTAGGTGATGGGACTTTGGCTTTCTTCTCAAGTAGTTCAG GTGGCTGGAACCTGCTGTCACATTCATTGATGCCACTGGGCTCAAACCCCGTGCAGCCTATTCGCTGCTGCCTTGCTAAAGGAGGACGCTTGTGGGTTGGATATTGGAACAGAGTCCATGTGGTTGATATAAACAGGAGGAAGGTGGAG CATGTTTTTCCAGTCTCTGAGCGTAGTGAACAGCAGGTTCGTTTCCTTTGTGCTGGAGGAAGTGGCGTTTGGACATCCTGCAGACTCGACTCAGTCCTCAGACTGTTTGACTGGTCCACTGGAAGGCCGCTACAGGAAGTGGATTTTGCTGCCTTGGTTACCAAATCATTAG GCCAAGTTTTCCTGACACTCACGCCTCTTCAGATCTCCTCTCTGGCTGTCATCTCTGGCCGCCTGTGGATTGGCACGGCGGGCGGGGCAATTGTCTCCATCCCCTTGTCGATAA CGTCTGAAGCGGTTTCCATCCCGTATTGCTCCGTTGCGGCCGCCCAACTGTGTTACCATGGACACCGACAAGCTGTCCGTTTCATCATTGCTGCACCAG GTTGCTTGATGACGACCACTGGCAGTAACGTGACAAGCTCTCATCTTATCCTCAGCGGGGGGGAGGGCTACATCAACTTCCGCATTG GAGACGACGAGAGCGACGTGTCAGTCGAGTTGTCCCAAGCGACGCCGCAGCGTTTCGAACGCAGTCACATGATCATTTGGCAGAATTCCACCATGCCTGTGCCCAGCTCTGCCCTCTGA
- the si:dkey-17m8.1 gene encoding C-Jun-amino-terminal kinase-interacting protein 4 isoform X2 — protein MLSGRNAKKSMEYSERELCGTGEVELDPNIVSEEAGKLYSELQTVIETHGEGVVESLVPIFVWVLEGLASCKAQLREREDEAERERVEREDLLERYQTEKAQRKESQERYLELDDQIEQERRAMKGREKERECRERRLEKKARAQADQLAALEEQKSALGRELSTLRLTHNKLAHSYRELLEKRKDSERDSPLRNHTQPKNAEVPSTQVLPDSNSQSPHSNSGTLCLEDTEAKEEKVMDIIKSASDQFVNDIISSTPELRQFHGSLDDASTPARSNTEAPQTSLEDELKEGKLGEETEGEKQEESRETKVEEDEEEELDRDSMEWELRNTDSVFSELSELSQDFVESVDQGASIRGSADQFEEILSQYEELKCTHELVDAARKALISRVMELTDDRSTLKLEVTSLRETVSRVEGRMKEKEEEIKRLREKLERFQSSDSEASLATSMRHFSRSEMARVVMEKNQYKQRLFELQEAIRQSQTLRATKEERLTEERSSVWAKFNRFFGLSKQPLILPRATLTSATLPPLPTPQQRQEVTQSQAASSVAAILSPRARRRELYREIRSHIWGTLGKHQLHGWSVPLANTQLNCAVAVPPEISGEATCSVWVVSGPASNSGITVIDPARSNTVLDQFSLPPTAPALCICAVPPVGDSPGTVWIGTQEGSIVIHSASAGRGRCLHSVSLSESVHSLKYSQGQVIAGLGDGTLAFFSSSSGGWNLLSHSLMPLGSNPVQPIRCCLAKGGRLWVGYWNRVHVVDINRRKVEHVFPVSERSEQQVRFLCAGGSGVWTSCRLDSVLRLFDWSTGRPLQEVDFAALVTKSLGQVFLTLTPLQISSLAVISGRLWIGTAGGAIVSIPLSITSEAVSIPYCSVAAAQLCYHGHRQAVRFIIAAPGCLMTTTGSNVTSSHLILSGGEGYINFRIGDDESDVSVELSQATPQRFERSHMIIWQNSTMPVPSSAL, from the exons ATGCTGAGTGGGCGCAACGCTAAAAAGTCGATGGAGTACAGTGAAAGAGAACTGTGCGGGACAGGGGAAGTGGAGCTCGATCCCAACATTGTCAGCGAGGAGGCGGGAAAGCTGTATTCTGAACTACAG ACAGTTATTGAGACCCATGGCGAGGGTGTGGTGGAGTCCCTGGTACCCATATTTGTGTGGGTACTGGAGGGGCTGGCCAGCTGCAAAGCCCAGCTGAGAGAGAGGGAGGACGAGGCGGAGAGGGAGAGGGTTGAACGAGAAGACCTGCTGGAACGATACCAGACTGAGAAGGCGCAGAGAAAAGAAAGTCAAGAG AGGTATTTGGAGCTGGATGACCAAATTGAGCAGGAAAGGAGAGCAATGAAAGGAAGGGAAAAGGAGCGAGAATGCAGAGAGAGACGCCTCGAGAAAAAAGCCAGGGCGCAAGCGgatcaat TGGCGGCCTTGGAGGAGCAGAAGTCGGCCCTGGGAAGAGAGCTGAGCACGCTGAGGCTTACACACAACAAG TTGGCGCACTCATATCGGGAGCTACTGGAAAAGAGGAAGGACTCCGAAAGAGATTCACCCCTGAG GAATCACACACAGCCCAAAAATGCTGAAGTCCCATCCACCCAAGTCTTGCCAGACTCAAATTCACAG AGCCCACACTCCAACTCTGGTACTCTTTGTTTAGAAGATACAGAAGCCAAGGAGGAGAAGGTGATGGATATTATAAAGTCTGCCTCAGATCAGTTTGTCAATGATATCATAAGCTCCACTCCTGAATTGAGACAGTTCCACGGCTCCTTGGATGATGCAAG TACCCCAGCAAGATCCAACACGGAAGCACCTCAGACCAGCTTGGAGGAtgagctcaaggaggggaagcTGGGAGAAGAAACAGAAGGAGAGAAGCAGGAAGAATCCAGGGAGACCAAGGTggaagaggacgaggaggaggagctggacAGGGACAGTATGGAATGGGAACTACGCAACACAGACTCTGTTTTCTCTGAACTGTCAGAGCTAAGTCAGGATTTTGTGGAGAGTGTGGACCAAGGGGCCAGCATCAGAg GCAGTGCTGACCAGTTTGAGGAGATTCTTTCTCAGTATGAGGAATTGAAATGCACTCA TGAGTTAGTAGACGCTGCCCGCAAGGCTCTAATATCTCGGGTGATGGAGCTGACGGACGACCGCTCTACTCTGAAACTGGAAGTGACCTCTCTCCGGGAAACGGTGTCACGAGTCGAAGGCCGGAtgaaggagaaagaggaggaaatTAAAAG ACTCAGAGAAAAACTGGAGCGATTTCAGTCGTCGGATTCTGAA GCCTCATTAGCCACATCCATGCGGCACTTCTCTCGCTCTGAAATGGCTCGTGTGGTCATGGAGAAGAACCAGTACAAACAGCGGCTGTTTGAACTGCAGGAGGCCATTAGGCAAAGCCAGACACTCAG GGCAACAAAAGAAGAAAGGCTCACAGAGGAGAGGTCAAGTGTTTGGGCAAA GTTCAATCGCTTTTTTGGCCTGAGCAAACAACCGTTGATCCTACCTCGAGCAACTTTAACATCAGCCACACTTCCTCCTCTCCCGACGCCTCAACAGCGACAGGAAGTCACTCAAAGTCAGGCCGC ATCATCTGTCGCTGCAATTTTATCACCTCGCGCCAGGAGGAGGGAACTCTACAGAGAAATTCGCTCACACATTTGGGGAACGCTAGGAAAACATCAACTGCACGGCTGGAGCGTGCCTCTGGCTAACACTCAG CTGAACTGTGCAGTGGCAGTCCCACCTGAGATCTCAGGAGAGGCAACC TGTTCTGTGTGGGTAGTTTCTGGCCCCGCCTCCAACAGTGGCATCACAGTGATTGATCCCGCTCGATCCAACACTGTCCTGGATCAGTTCAGCCTCCCCCCCACAGCTCCTGCCCTCTGCATCTGTGCTGTGCCCCCCGTCG GGGACTCTCCAGGAACTGTGTGGATTGGAACTCAGGAAGGAAG TATAGTGATACATTCGGCCTCTGCAGGCAGGGGGCGCTGTCTGCACTCAGTTTCACTCTCTGAAAGCGTTCACTCACTCAA GTACTCCCAGGGTCAAGTTATAGCTGGCTTAGGTGATGGGACTTTGGCTTTCTTCTCAAGTAGTTCAG GTGGCTGGAACCTGCTGTCACATTCATTGATGCCACTGGGCTCAAACCCCGTGCAGCCTATTCGCTGCTGCCTTGCTAAAGGAGGACGCTTGTGGGTTGGATATTGGAACAGAGTCCATGTGGTTGATATAAACAGGAGGAAGGTGGAG CATGTTTTTCCAGTCTCTGAGCGTAGTGAACAGCAGGTTCGTTTCCTTTGTGCTGGAGGAAGTGGCGTTTGGACATCCTGCAGACTCGACTCAGTCCTCAGACTGTTTGACTGGTCCACTGGAAGGCCGCTACAGGAAGTGGATTTTGCTGCCTTGGTTACCAAATCATTAG GCCAAGTTTTCCTGACACTCACGCCTCTTCAGATCTCCTCTCTGGCTGTCATCTCTGGCCGCCTGTGGATTGGCACGGCGGGCGGGGCAATTGTCTCCATCCCCTTGTCGATAA CGTCTGAAGCGGTTTCCATCCCGTATTGCTCCGTTGCGGCCGCCCAACTGTGTTACCATGGACACCGACAAGCTGTCCGTTTCATCATTGCTGCACCAG GTTGCTTGATGACGACCACTGGCAGTAACGTGACAAGCTCTCATCTTATCCTCAGCGGGGGGGAGGGCTACATCAACTTCCGCATTG GAGACGACGAGAGCGACGTGTCAGTCGAGTTGTCCCAAGCGACGCCGCAGCGTTTCGAACGCAGTCACATGATCATTTGGCAGAATTCCACCATGCCTGTGCCCAGCTCTGCCCTCTGA
- the LOC133479137 gene encoding transmembrane protein 238-like encodes MAPKYNGLSHCKLALVFAVLMDLLGVTSLLLGVFAPLEIRGRDFGDFLVYSGALLVLLSLAGWVLWYSGNIEGLTSRKELGDAMGGAVDRLARSLSRRIRLPRTRSSPT; translated from the coding sequence ATGGCCCCGAAGTACAACGGCCTGTCCCACTGCAAGCTGGCCCTGGTGTTTGCTGTGCTGATGGACCTGCTGGGCGTGACATCCCTATTGCTGGGTGTCTTCGCGCCACTGGAGATCCGAGGACGAGACTTTGGGGATTTTCTGGTGTACTCGGGAGCTCTGCTGGTGCTCCTGTCCTTGGCGGGCTGGGTCTTGTGGTACAGCGGCAATATTGAGGGCCTGACCTCCAGAAAGGAGCTGGGGGACGCTATGGGCGGCGCTGTAGACCGCCTGGCCCGATCCCTGAGCAGGAGGATACGGCTCCCCAGGACTCGCAGCAGTCCGACATAG